In the Grimontia kaedaensis genome, one interval contains:
- a CDS encoding P-II family nitrogen regulator, with protein MRFKLIVAFIEDSKTDAVLDAARTAGATGATVINNARGEGLTKKKTFFGLTLDVQRDVLLFLVEEHLARSILETINEVGEFDASSGTGIAVQLDVEDAVGVAHQVQELSSKIEDEL; from the coding sequence ATGCGATTCAAACTGATTGTAGCCTTCATTGAGGACTCCAAAACCGATGCGGTTTTGGACGCCGCCAGAACGGCAGGAGCCACAGGTGCGACAGTGATTAACAATGCGCGAGGGGAAGGATTAACAAAAAAGAAAACCTTCTTCGGATTAACCCTCGATGTTCAGCGGGATGTCTTATTGTTTTTGGTAGAAGAACATTTAGCTCGCTCCATTCTTGAAACGATCAATGAGGTGGGGGAGTTTGATGCGTCATCAGGGACAGGCATTGCGGTGCAGCTAGACGTAGAAGATGCCGTTGGGGTGGCGCATCAAGTGCAGGAATTGAGCAGCAAGATTGAGGATGAGTTATGA
- a CDS encoding DUF1538 domain-containing protein, translating into MNVLSTLIPTFIDTLLSTIRDVIPIVCIIFGFQFAVLRKPVVNLKKIIFGFIYVILGLSLFLMGLEMALFPLGESMAVQLTAPAFLFGEGESIPENFSWQHYYWVYIFAAAIGFSTTVAEPSLIAVAIKAEQVSGGAISVNGLRFSVAIGVAIGISLGCYRIVAGDPIHYYIIAGYVVVVIQTFYAPKFIVPLAYDSGGVTTSTVTVPLVTALGLGLASTVPGRSPLIDGFGLIAFASLFPMITVMGYAQLTEWAAKRGTTEENTRES; encoded by the coding sequence ATGAATGTATTGTCTACGCTCATTCCGACCTTTATCGACACCTTACTCTCGACCATTCGGGATGTGATTCCGATTGTCTGCATCATTTTCGGTTTTCAGTTTGCCGTGCTGCGAAAACCGGTTGTGAATTTGAAGAAAATCATCTTTGGGTTTATCTACGTCATTCTTGGTTTATCGTTGTTCTTAATGGGGTTGGAGATGGCACTCTTCCCATTGGGTGAATCGATGGCCGTTCAGCTGACGGCACCCGCCTTCCTGTTCGGAGAGGGGGAAAGCATTCCCGAGAACTTCTCCTGGCAGCACTATTACTGGGTTTACATCTTTGCCGCAGCCATTGGTTTTAGTACCACAGTTGCTGAGCCCTCATTGATTGCTGTTGCTATCAAAGCGGAGCAGGTCTCTGGTGGGGCAATCAGTGTGAATGGTTTACGTTTCTCTGTGGCTATTGGGGTAGCGATAGGCATTTCCCTTGGCTGTTATCGCATTGTCGCGGGCGACCCGATTCATTACTACATCATTGCCGGATACGTGGTGGTGGTGATTCAAACCTTCTATGCCCCGAAATTTATTGTGCCGCTGGCTTATGACTCTGGCGGTGTGACGACGTCGACGGTGACTGTGCCTTTGGTTACCGCACTTGGCTTGGGACTGGCTTCGACGGTTCCAGGCAGAAGCCCTTTAATTGATGGTTTTGGCTTGATTGCCTTTGCCAGTCTGTTCCCGATGATCACTGTCATGGGATACGCGCAGTTAACAGAGTGGGCGGCGAAACGCGGCACCACCGAAGAAAATACGAGGGAATCATAA
- a CDS encoding DUF1538 domain-containing protein: MKGLTALLTSMLGSLKDLLPIILVIGFFQIIVLQQPLPDSLSILIGLVLVVMGLTFFVFGLEMGLFPIGESMAHSLARKGSVFWLVVFAFLLGFGTTIAEPALTAVAAEAAEVAAEGGMIAMTEDAQSSYANGLRITVALSVGFAIVLGVLRILKGWPIHRIIIGGYILVVIMTAFAPRYIIGIAYDSGGVTTSTITVPLVTALGIGLATVIKGRNPMVDGFGLIAFASLSPMIFVMVYGMVAT, encoded by the coding sequence GTGAAGGGACTTACCGCATTGCTGACCTCAATGCTTGGAAGCTTGAAGGATCTGCTTCCTATCATTCTTGTGATCGGCTTTTTTCAAATCATTGTTCTACAGCAGCCTTTGCCGGATTCACTCTCTATCTTGATTGGACTGGTGTTGGTCGTGATGGGGCTGACTTTCTTTGTTTTCGGTCTGGAAATGGGGTTGTTCCCCATCGGCGAATCTATGGCGCACTCACTGGCGAGAAAAGGTAGTGTTTTCTGGCTGGTGGTGTTTGCTTTCTTGCTGGGGTTTGGCACCACGATCGCCGAACCCGCTTTGACGGCAGTGGCTGCTGAAGCGGCTGAAGTTGCCGCGGAAGGCGGCATGATTGCGATGACCGAAGACGCGCAATCCTCCTATGCCAATGGACTTCGTATCACGGTCGCACTCTCAGTAGGCTTTGCCATTGTGCTTGGTGTGCTACGTATTCTTAAAGGCTGGCCCATTCATCGCATCATCATCGGTGGCTACATTCTGGTGGTGATCATGACGGCATTCGCGCCGCGCTACATCATTGGCATTGCCTATGACTCAGGTGGCGTGACGACATCGACCATCACTGTGCCTTTGGTAACGGCACTAGGTATTGGTCTTGCGACTGTGATTAAAGGACGCAACCCCATGGTGGATGGCTTTGGTCTGATAGCGTTTGCGTCGCTCTCGCCAATGATTTTCGTCATGGTGTACGGGATGGTGGCGACATGA
- a CDS encoding TIGR01777 family oxidoreductase, whose amino-acid sequence MKILITGGTGLIGRALIDKLEDHEITVLTRSAQKAASLLPGRVQCIESLDTLDSFDDIDAIINLAGEPIVDKRWSEKQKGLICSSRWGITEQIVKKILESDSPPHTFISGSAVGYYSDQGDKEIDESLIVDSKDFAHLVCSNWEKIARRASATGSTRVCILRTGVVLSPTGGALKKMLLPYKLGLGGPIGKGQQFFPWIHIDDMTNGIVHLLNIEDLKGDFNFTAPTPVANKEFSSALAAALQRPHFLFTPEIAIKLALGEASQLLLDSQRVIPAALQESGFNFSYQTLQPALENLVQ is encoded by the coding sequence ATGAAAATTCTCATCACTGGCGGGACTGGCCTTATCGGGCGGGCGCTCATCGATAAACTGGAAGACCATGAAATCACCGTTTTAACGCGTTCTGCTCAAAAAGCAGCGTCACTGTTGCCTGGCCGTGTTCAATGCATCGAATCTCTTGATACGCTGGATAGCTTTGATGACATAGACGCCATTATCAACTTGGCAGGAGAGCCCATCGTCGATAAACGCTGGTCGGAAAAACAGAAAGGACTTATTTGCTCCAGTCGCTGGGGCATAACAGAACAAATCGTAAAGAAAATCCTTGAATCCGACTCTCCACCGCACACCTTTATCAGTGGTTCTGCTGTTGGCTATTACAGCGACCAGGGAGACAAAGAAATCGACGAGTCACTCATCGTCGACTCCAAGGATTTCGCTCACCTGGTTTGTTCAAACTGGGAAAAAATTGCCAGACGCGCATCAGCAACAGGCTCGACGCGAGTCTGTATTCTTCGAACTGGTGTCGTTCTTAGTCCAACAGGCGGAGCACTCAAAAAGATGTTGCTGCCTTATAAGTTGGGGCTCGGTGGTCCCATTGGAAAAGGGCAACAGTTCTTTCCATGGATTCATATCGACGACATGACTAACGGTATCGTGCATTTACTCAACATTGAAGATTTGAAAGGAGACTTCAACTTCACTGCACCGACACCGGTAGCCAATAAAGAATTCAGCTCGGCGTTGGCAGCCGCCCTTCAGCGCCCACACTTTCTTTTCACTCCAGAGATAGCCATAAAGCTGGCATTGGGCGAGGCATCTCAACTCTTGCTAGACAGCCAAAGAGTGATACCAGCAGCCCTCCAGGAAAGCGGGTTTAACTTCTCCTACCAAACACTACAACCTGCATTGGAGAATTTGGTGCAATAA
- a CDS encoding ABC transporter permease: MRKSLVWRWAWRELFHGQLWPVVAALALIIACVFALSALAGRIESVLTQQGRSMLAADLVLRTNQPLAPQTLQNFDSIDVERSDQTRFGTMAFSDNEMQLISVKAVESNYPLRGALELESADAMQDSVKPGELWLEERLFTLLDVGVGDKVDVGDLTLTVSGKIISEPELSFNPFSQMPAAMMHHSDVSAAGVVRPGSRVGYRYFFRGDSSDLEAVKTAYTPIDGQRWIDENTGDRTGDMLDRSRGYLSLTVVLVIIMAAATLLLTCQHYVDSRTQTLAMVKSLGAQRSWVRRWLGRQLLMLMLMATMLGLGFGAALEYLLRLPLADVLPSPLPSYGYLPWVLGPTVALLVALPALGIPLIRLIEAPAMSVLQEQSAVRARKNPWSWLLAVVPILALVAWSYDNRLLWFVLAALVVMLSLLAAIGVMVLKVAQKRVKQPAFKLALSRITRNPASSGAQLGALATSFMLLSIIWLLRTDLLDDWQQTLPQNAPNVFALNIAKSELDDYVGRLDANNLERSEAYPIIRGRLVGLNGQRYAELTPDREQRDEALRRELNFTWRDTLPTHNEVLEGSWPSDGGVSVESGIAERLGLRLGDELTFNVNSQEFTAEVNSIRDVEWRNMKPNFYFIFDPALVENLPANWLVSFRLEDSQSDILNQLGRDYQTVTLLDLRTMSGRIQVILKQVSLSLSVLAGLAVASGLLLLLTLLRITLAERQREIMLYRTLGASKKRINTTLWAEYGIMALVSGCMAVGGAELAMAGLLKWGVELPVRLHPEVWLSLPTLAVGLVFLTVAWMLRGLLEPLKR; the protein is encoded by the coding sequence ATGAGGAAAAGTCTTGTTTGGCGCTGGGCTTGGCGCGAATTGTTCCACGGACAACTTTGGCCTGTCGTTGCGGCATTAGCGCTGATCATAGCCTGTGTGTTTGCATTGTCTGCATTGGCAGGTCGCATTGAATCTGTTCTCACCCAACAAGGCCGTTCCATGCTGGCTGCTGATTTGGTGCTGAGAACTAATCAGCCTCTGGCACCGCAAACCCTGCAAAACTTTGACAGTATTGATGTTGAGCGTTCTGACCAAACACGTTTTGGCACCATGGCATTCAGTGACAATGAAATGCAGCTCATCAGCGTGAAAGCAGTAGAGAGCAACTACCCGCTTCGTGGTGCTTTGGAACTGGAAAGTGCGGATGCGATGCAAGACAGCGTCAAACCCGGTGAACTTTGGCTGGAAGAACGTCTGTTCACGCTACTTGATGTGGGCGTGGGCGACAAAGTTGATGTTGGTGATTTAACCCTGACAGTCAGCGGTAAAATCATTTCTGAGCCTGAGCTGTCCTTTAATCCGTTCAGCCAAATGCCAGCGGCGATGATGCACCACAGTGACGTCTCCGCAGCTGGTGTCGTCCGTCCGGGAAGCCGGGTGGGTTACCGTTACTTCTTCCGCGGTGACAGCAGTGACCTTGAAGCAGTAAAGACCGCTTATACACCGATCGACGGACAACGTTGGATCGATGAAAACACCGGGGATCGCACGGGCGATATGCTGGATAGGAGTCGCGGCTACCTCTCTTTGACTGTAGTGTTGGTCATCATTATGGCAGCGGCGACCTTACTCCTGACTTGTCAGCACTATGTGGATAGCCGTACCCAGACGCTTGCCATGGTGAAAAGCCTTGGTGCCCAGCGTAGTTGGGTGAGACGTTGGCTCGGCAGACAGCTTCTGATGCTGATGTTGATGGCAACTATGCTTGGCTTGGGATTCGGTGCAGCGCTTGAATATCTGCTGCGGTTGCCGCTGGCAGATGTGCTGCCGTCACCCTTGCCGAGCTATGGTTATCTGCCTTGGGTACTCGGCCCTACGGTGGCTTTGTTAGTGGCACTTCCTGCATTGGGTATTCCACTGATTCGATTGATTGAAGCGCCTGCCATGAGTGTGTTGCAGGAACAAAGCGCAGTGCGCGCTCGGAAGAACCCCTGGAGCTGGTTGCTAGCGGTAGTGCCCATCCTTGCGCTGGTGGCATGGTCATACGATAACCGCTTGCTTTGGTTTGTATTGGCGGCCTTAGTGGTGATGCTCAGCCTTCTGGCGGCGATTGGCGTAATGGTACTGAAAGTCGCGCAGAAACGCGTAAAACAGCCTGCATTCAAACTGGCGCTCAGTCGAATAACACGAAATCCGGCATCAAGTGGCGCGCAGCTTGGCGCGCTGGCAACGTCATTCATGCTGCTTTCGATTATCTGGTTGCTTCGTACTGATTTACTCGATGATTGGCAGCAAACCTTGCCACAAAATGCACCAAACGTGTTCGCGTTGAATATCGCGAAAAGTGAACTGGATGATTACGTCGGTAGGCTGGACGCGAACAATCTGGAACGTTCGGAAGCCTATCCGATTATCCGAGGTCGTTTGGTTGGTCTGAATGGGCAACGTTATGCTGAGCTGACGCCAGATAGGGAACAGCGGGATGAAGCGCTTCGTCGTGAGCTCAATTTCACCTGGCGCGACACCTTGCCAACCCATAATGAAGTGTTGGAAGGCTCATGGCCAAGCGATGGTGGAGTTTCAGTTGAATCTGGCATTGCAGAAAGGTTGGGACTTCGCCTTGGTGATGAGCTGACGTTTAACGTCAACAGTCAGGAATTTACGGCGGAAGTAAACTCGATTCGTGATGTGGAATGGCGCAACATGAAGCCCAATTTCTACTTCATCTTTGACCCTGCTTTAGTGGAGAACTTACCTGCAAACTGGTTGGTCAGTTTCCGACTTGAAGATAGTCAGAGCGATATCCTCAATCAGCTTGGACGTGACTACCAGACAGTGACACTGCTGGATTTGCGCACCATGAGTGGAAGAATTCAGGTGATCCTAAAACAAGTGAGCCTGTCGCTGTCAGTATTGGCGGGGTTGGCGGTAGCCAGTGGTTTATTGCTCCTGCTGACACTGCTTCGAATTACCCTTGCAGAGCGCCAGCGTGAAATCATGCTGTATCGGACGCTGGGGGCGAGTAAAAAACGTATCAACACCACGCTTTGGGCGGAATATGGCATTATGGCATTGGTGTCCGGTTGTATGGCCGTCGGCGGTGCAGAGCTTGCGATGGCTGGCCTATTGAAGTGGGGTGTTGAGCTGCCCGTTCGTTTGCACCCAGAGGTCTGGCTGAGCTTGCCGACATTGGCTGTCGGACTGGTCTTCCTGACAGTGGCCTGGATGCTTCGTGGTTTGTTAGAACCGTTGAAGCGTTGA
- the tesA gene encoding multifunctional acyl-CoA thioesterase I/protease I/lysophospholipase L1 yields MIRILSFCLLIISHSAAAQTLLVLGDSLSAGYQMAIEKSWPSLIEPKLTETSKITSVVNASISGDTSGNSLDRLPALLEQHSPDYVLIELGANDGLRGFPPKQIRNNLSKLISLSQENGAQVMLMQIQIPPNYGQRYSKAFADIYPELSKEMQIPLIPFFMEKVVLTEGWMMSDGLHPKDIAQPWIAQFMAEQMLPHIKEQG; encoded by the coding sequence ATGATTCGCATCCTTTCTTTTTGTCTTTTGATTATCAGTCATAGCGCCGCGGCGCAGACGCTTCTTGTACTCGGCGATAGCCTGAGCGCTGGCTACCAGATGGCGATAGAGAAAAGCTGGCCTAGCCTGATTGAGCCTAAGCTGACGGAAACCAGCAAGATCACTTCCGTCGTTAATGCCAGCATTTCTGGCGATACTTCTGGGAACAGTCTCGACAGACTGCCAGCCCTGCTGGAACAGCATTCACCTGACTATGTGCTGATTGAACTGGGTGCTAACGATGGACTGCGAGGATTTCCACCTAAGCAGATACGCAATAACCTGTCCAAATTGATCAGTTTAAGCCAGGAAAATGGCGCGCAGGTGATGTTAATGCAGATCCAGATCCCACCTAACTATGGTCAAAGATACAGCAAGGCTTTTGCTGATATCTATCCGGAATTAAGTAAAGAAATGCAAATTCCACTCATTCCGTTCTTCATGGAGAAGGTGGTTTTGACCGAAGGCTGGATGATGTCAGATGGTCTGCACCCTAAAGACATCGCGCAGCCTTGGATTGCACAATTCATGGCAGAACAGATGCTGCCACACATCAAAGAGCAAGGATAA